Proteins from one Gibbsiella quercinecans genomic window:
- a CDS encoding ABC transporter ATP-binding protein, with product MASIELLNVSKTYNNSQYSVRDVSLKIRDGEFVVFLGPSGCGKSTTLRMIAGLESISEGTLMINDQNMNNVAPHARNIAVVFQSYALYPHMTVEENMAFGLKMRGTPKEIIKQKVNESAALLGLDTLLHRKPAALSGGQRQRVALGRAIVREPQAFLLDEPLSNLDAQLRAEMRSELIKLHRRLGKTMIYVTHDQVEAMTMADRICIMRNGHLIQCGTPLEVYQNPVNTFVAKFLSSPAINLLPCEVIPAPGGLRLQLENGPAFELAECMQEDYRLLGGKHMTLGIRPEDFHSHQRHAHWRPLEMKVSTVEVLGAENIVTGKIGEVQIVVRLDQHARPQPDDRITVYMDPHSLHLFDAETGDVIPRRPAPLTTA from the coding sequence CGTTTCAAAAACCTACAATAATAGCCAATACAGCGTGCGCGATGTGAGTTTAAAAATTCGCGATGGTGAGTTCGTGGTATTTCTGGGCCCTTCAGGCTGTGGGAAATCCACCACGCTGAGAATGATTGCCGGATTGGAAAGCATCAGTGAGGGAACGCTGATGATCAACGATCAAAATATGAATAACGTTGCCCCCCACGCCCGTAATATTGCGGTCGTATTCCAGAGCTACGCGCTGTATCCGCATATGACCGTCGAAGAAAACATGGCATTCGGCCTGAAAATGCGTGGTACGCCAAAAGAAATTATAAAACAAAAGGTTAATGAAAGCGCGGCACTGCTCGGCCTGGATACCTTGCTGCACCGTAAACCGGCGGCGTTATCAGGGGGCCAACGCCAGCGCGTGGCCCTTGGCAGAGCCATTGTACGAGAACCGCAGGCATTTTTATTGGATGAGCCGCTCTCCAACCTCGATGCGCAATTACGGGCTGAAATGCGCAGCGAACTGATCAAACTGCATCGCCGGTTGGGTAAAACCATGATTTATGTTACCCACGACCAGGTAGAAGCCATGACCATGGCCGATCGCATCTGCATTATGCGCAATGGGCATCTGATCCAATGCGGAACGCCATTGGAAGTGTATCAAAACCCAGTTAACACATTTGTCGCAAAATTTCTCTCATCACCGGCGATCAATTTACTGCCCTGCGAGGTTATTCCCGCGCCGGGCGGCCTACGGTTACAACTGGAAAATGGGCCTGCATTCGAGCTCGCCGAATGCATGCAAGAAGACTATCGCCTTCTCGGCGGTAAACATATGACGCTGGGCATTCGCCCAGAGGATTTCCATTCCCACCAACGGCACGCGCATTGGCGCCCCCTGGAGATGAAGGTCAGTACGGTTGAAGTGCTCGGGGCTGAAAATATTGTTACAGGGAAAATCGGAGAGGTACAGATTGTCGTACGCCTGGATCAACACGCGCGCCCGCAACCGGATGACAGGATTACCGTCTATATGGATCCGCATTCGCTGCATCTCTTTGATGCGGAAACCGGCGACGTTATCCCCCGCCGCCCTGCCCCTCTCACCACTGCCTGA
- a CDS encoding carbohydrate ABC transporter permease yields MMPMQTSCTTAYQAKTCWFARFDRFRLTGWAFALPGLATLTIVMGFPVAYAFILAFSSYTLLNPEIAPFVGIDNFVAILSDGGFWAATWLTIRYSLLTVAGEFVIGLGIALMLNRVVKMRPLYFALLTIPMAMSPVSVALIWRMLLQPNLGIINHLLQDIGLPALDWLGTPTLAFWSMAVIDIWQQMSFVILILAAGLAALPRDPYEAAQMDGARSWQQFWYITLPMLRPVSAITVVIQLINELRTYDLPYILTRGGPGSATEMLSFFAYRRAFLGLSLNEGAAAALMLLLIVLVMTVLFFAMLERRR; encoded by the coding sequence ATGATGCCAATGCAAACATCCTGTACCACGGCATACCAGGCTAAAACCTGCTGGTTTGCCCGCTTTGATCGCTTCCGTCTTACCGGCTGGGCGTTTGCCCTGCCGGGGTTAGCCACGCTGACGATCGTGATGGGGTTCCCGGTGGCTTATGCCTTCATCCTGGCATTTTCATCCTATACCTTACTTAACCCCGAAATAGCCCCCTTCGTGGGGATAGATAATTTTGTCGCTATACTCAGTGACGGCGGCTTTTGGGCCGCCACTTGGTTAACTATCCGCTATTCGCTGCTGACCGTGGCGGGCGAGTTTGTCATCGGGCTGGGCATCGCCTTAATGCTCAACCGCGTGGTTAAAATGCGCCCGTTATATTTCGCCCTATTGACGATCCCGATGGCTATGTCGCCGGTGAGCGTGGCGCTAATATGGCGCATGTTGTTGCAACCCAACCTTGGCATTATTAATCACCTGCTACAGGATATCGGCTTACCCGCCCTGGATTGGCTGGGAACGCCCACATTGGCATTTTGGTCAATGGCCGTCATAGATATCTGGCAACAGATGTCGTTTGTTATTCTGATCCTCGCCGCTGGCCTCGCCGCCCTCCCGCGTGATCCCTATGAAGCGGCGCAAATGGACGGGGCAAGAAGTTGGCAACAGTTTTGGTATATCACCCTGCCAATGTTGCGACCGGTATCAGCCATTACCGTCGTTATTCAGTTGATTAACGAGCTACGTACGTACGATTTACCTTATATTCTGACACGCGGCGGCCCAGGTTCAGCGACTGAAATGTTGAGCTTTTTCGCTTATCGCCGCGCTTTCCTCGGCCTTTCCCTGAACGAAGGCGCGGCAGCCGCATTAATGCTATTGCTGATCGTTCTGGTAATGACCGTGCTTTTTTTCGCCATGCTGGAACGCCGGCGCTAA
- a CDS encoding carbohydrate ABC transporter permease, with amino-acid sequence MLRKIGLHFGLIVACIIVVLPILWILRTSLVPESMAYSSDIFPAFSSENFTSLIGDDDFLTYSANSLIVASCSVLLAMPLAAATGYAFARFKTGGSAARFFMLATQMLPAVALVLPAFAVLRALELTNSLVGLTLVYAALNLPFLTWILMGFFEGIPVDLEWAAMTDGTTAWGAFWYVILPISLPGLAAAGVLGFILSWNEFLFALVLSGPKTATIPVALAALQTSNGVQIGKVSAGIVLAILPLIIASHFIQRYIVKGLTFGGVK; translated from the coding sequence ATGCTACGCAAAATAGGATTACACTTCGGCCTGATCGTAGCCTGTATTATCGTCGTGCTACCGATTCTTTGGATCCTGCGTACCAGCCTGGTTCCAGAATCCATGGCGTACAGCAGCGATATTTTTCCCGCTTTCTCCAGTGAAAACTTTACCAGCCTGATTGGTGATGACGATTTTCTCACTTACAGCGCCAACAGTCTGATCGTGGCTTCCTGCTCGGTTTTGTTGGCCATGCCGTTAGCGGCGGCTACCGGCTATGCCTTTGCCCGCTTTAAAACGGGCGGAAGCGCCGCCCGTTTTTTTATGCTGGCGACACAAATGCTACCGGCCGTTGCACTGGTGCTGCCCGCCTTTGCCGTATTGAGAGCCCTGGAACTCACCAACTCGCTGGTGGGGCTGACGCTGGTATATGCCGCACTTAATCTGCCGTTCCTGACCTGGATTTTAATGGGTTTCTTTGAAGGCATTCCGGTCGATCTGGAATGGGCGGCAATGACCGATGGCACCACCGCCTGGGGGGCCTTCTGGTATGTGATCTTGCCGATCTCTTTGCCCGGCCTGGCTGCAGCAGGCGTACTTGGTTTTATCCTTTCGTGGAACGAGTTTCTTTTTGCCTTAGTGCTAAGCGGCCCAAAAACCGCAACTATCCCCGTCGCACTGGCGGCTCTGCAAACGTCTAATGGCGTGCAAATAGGTAAAGTTTCCGCTGGCATTGTACTGGCCATTTTACCCCTGATTATCGCATCACATTTTATACAACGTTATATCGTCAAAGGGCTCACTTTTGGCGGGGTTAAGTAG
- a CDS encoding ABC transporter substrate-binding protein: MFNDMKTTLLSGLMILGLSASVQAKEVVLRALMENVPETQIIEKMLPEFEKQHHIKVQFEKIGYGDMHDKLVSQLIAPQSYYNVLAVDFLWAGEFSKAKWLTDLTPMVQQSGFDMAAFIPSTVSLLNLTAGKTDLIPMYNYSMGLIYRTDMLQESTLQAKYQAEFNKPLAPPATLADYVTLVKFIKQQTGKAGAAMQGQRGDPNSMEFSNYLFAAGGDYLDGNKKVVLNSPQGKTALSLYVDAIKHGAQTGALSATLDDTIRLMCSGEAFSMVTYWWMLPQLDNPQSCPAVAGKLALTTMPGGHGESGGWGWGIPKNITDEEKAAAWTFIQWVQSEKTSIARAREGHAPVREDVYKNAEILAKYPYYAEAEKVVASGKSFPIFTYSANYEDVLGAQLSKLASSNGSVDDTLLYVTEQLEQLMKK; encoded by the coding sequence ATGTTTAACGATATGAAGACCACGCTGTTATCTGGATTGATGATATTAGGCCTTAGCGCAAGCGTGCAGGCTAAAGAGGTAGTGTTGCGTGCGCTGATGGAGAATGTTCCCGAAACGCAAATCATAGAGAAAATGCTGCCCGAGTTTGAGAAACAACACCACATTAAAGTCCAGTTTGAAAAAATCGGCTATGGGGACATGCACGACAAACTGGTTTCACAATTAATCGCACCACAAAGCTATTACAATGTGCTTGCCGTTGATTTTTTGTGGGCCGGGGAGTTTTCCAAAGCGAAGTGGCTGACCGATCTCACGCCCATGGTACAACAATCCGGCTTTGATATGGCCGCATTCATTCCTTCTACTGTTTCTTTGTTAAATCTTACCGCGGGAAAAACCGATCTGATCCCCATGTACAACTATTCCATGGGCCTGATTTACCGCACCGATATGCTGCAGGAAAGCACACTACAAGCTAAATATCAGGCTGAATTCAACAAGCCGTTGGCGCCGCCGGCGACCCTGGCTGATTACGTTACGCTGGTGAAATTTATCAAGCAGCAAACCGGTAAAGCAGGGGCGGCCATGCAAGGGCAACGCGGCGATCCTAACAGCATGGAGTTCTCTAACTATCTGTTTGCAGCAGGTGGGGATTATCTTGATGGCAATAAAAAAGTCGTACTCAACAGCCCACAAGGTAAAACCGCGCTATCGCTCTATGTTGATGCAATTAAACATGGCGCACAGACAGGCGCCCTTTCCGCGACGTTGGATGACACCATCCGCCTGATGTGTAGCGGCGAGGCATTCAGCATGGTGACGTATTGGTGGATGTTGCCACAATTGGATAACCCGCAATCCTGCCCTGCCGTTGCCGGGAAACTGGCTTTGACGACCATGCCGGGCGGCCACGGTGAAAGCGGCGGCTGGGGTTGGGGTATTCCCAAAAATATCACCGATGAAGAAAAAGCTGCCGCCTGGACCTTCATCCAGTGGGTGCAAAGCGAAAAAACGTCTATCGCACGCGCCCGGGAAGGCCATGCGCCGGTACGTGAGGATGTGTATAAAAATGCCGAAATTCTGGCGAAATACCCCTACTATGCCGAAGCGGAAAAAGTCGTCGCATCCGGTAAATCCTTCCCCATTTTTACCTATTCAGCCAATTATGAAGACGTGCTCGGCGCACAACTTTCAAAACTGGCTTCCAGCAATGGCTCTGTAGACGACACGTTACTCTACGTCACCGAACAACTCGAACAGTTGATGAAGAAATAA